Genomic window (Dyadobacter fanqingshengii):
ATGGCCATTTGCATAGGCTCGTCCAGGCCTTGCGCAAGCATCATGTGGGTGAAACGCGTGCTGTCGGGGGCATCGGCACCAGCCGTTTTTGCAGCGGGTTTGGGAAAAAATGCAGACAGAACTAGGCATGCAATCGCAGCCGAAATAATCAGAACGGTGGTTTTCAACGGGTTATAATTTTCAGGGGTTCAGGAATAAACCGCAATTTAATGACTCAGCACATTCAAATGTTTACGAATGGTCAAAATAACCATTTTGGAAGTTGGTGTGTTGCTTTTGTCGGCCACGCTATTAATAGGCACGAGGACATTGGTTTCCGGGAAATAAGTTGCTGTGCAGCCTTCGGGGATCGAGTAGGGGACTACGACAAACATATACGCAACCCGCTCAATGCCATCATAATGATTGTATAGGTCTACCACATCGCCACCTTTCAGATTTCTATTGGCCATGTCGTTTTCGTTCATTAAAATCACACGCCGCTCATTATGAATGCCCCGGTAACGATCGTTTAAGCCATAAATCGTGGTGTTAAACTGATCGTGGCTCCGAATGGTCATCATCATCAGCTCATCGTCTTTCAGTTCGGGATTATGGAGCATGCCGATATTGAAATGCGCTTTTTGAGATAATGTGTCAAAATAGCCATCCCGGTTGCAGTTGGGTAAGTAAAATCCGCCGGGCATGCGGACACGCTCATTGTAATTTTCAAACCCGGGGATCGTCCGCTCAATGTCAGCGCGGATCACATCATAATCCTCGGCATAAATGTCCCAGTTAATCTGACTTTTTCGTCCTAAAACCGCCTTCGCAAGTTTGCAAACGATCACCGGCTCGCTCAGCAACTGATCCGAAACAGGCGGTAAGACGCCTTTTGAAAGCTGCACCACACCCATTGAATTTTCGCAGGAAATAAACCTGTTTTCATCCTGATGCATGTCCATATCGCTCCTGCCCAGGCACGGAAGGATCAATGCCTGCTCGCCTGTTACCAGATGGCTCCGGTTCAGTTTTGTGGACACATGTACGGTCAGGCGGCATTTGCTGAGCGCCTCAGCCGTAAACCTGGTATCCGGCGTAGCACTCAAAAAGTTGCCGCCCATCGCAAAAAACACTTTCGCCTTGCCTTCATGCATCGCTTTAATGGACTCGACAACGTCGTAACCATGTTTTTTGGGCGTTGTGAAGTGGAAGTTGCGCTCAATCGTGTGCAGGAATTTTTCAGAAGGCTTTTCAAAAATCCCCATTGTCCTGTCGCCCTGCACATTGCTGTGGCCGCGCACAGGACAAGTGCCGGCTCCAGGCTTGCCAATGCTTCCTTTCAGCAAAAGCAAGTTTACAATTTCTTTGATCGTATCCACGGCATTCTTGTGCTGGGTAAGGCCCATTGCCCAGCACGCAATGATCTTGCCTTTACCTGCCAATACACGTGCAACCTGTTGAACCTGAGCAAATGAGATCCCGCTGAGGCGTGCCAGCTCTTCTGCATTCTGCTCCTTCAAATGGGCAATAAAATCGGTGTAACCTTCTGTGTTATTGGCAATAAAATTCCGGTCGAACACCATTCCGGGATTGCTTTCTTCCTCTTTAAGCAGCAGAATTTCAATGGCTTTCAGCAATGCCAGGTCTCCATTGATTTTCACTTGCAGAAAAATGTCGGTCAGCGCAGCATTAGTCCCCAGAATGCCCTGCACGGTTTGCGGATTATTGAAACCCATCAAACCGGTTTCAGGTAAAGGATTAATTGCTATGATTGTTGCACCGTTCGCTTTCGCTTTTTGTAATGCAGTAAGCATCCGCGGGTGATTGGTCCCCGGATTTTGGCCCAATATCATTATGACCTCGGCCTCATAAAAGTCATCGAGTTTCACAGAGCCTTTGCCAATGCCCAGCGATTCACCTAATGCCACACCGCTGCTCTCATGGCACATATTACTGCA
Coding sequences:
- a CDS encoding FdhF/YdeP family oxidoreductase, translating into MPNDQNNILGAENPDKLTGLRKTEIKKVAAGIPAVVSSFQKVVGEAGVQRGMKALFNLNKKGGFDCPSCAWPDPDDERSGIAEYCENGARAVAEEATLKKLDAAFFAQNSVETLGKLSDYEIGGKGRIAAPMFLPAGGQFYQPISWKSAFEKIALELNRLNSPDEAIFYTSGRTSNEAAFLYQLFVREFGTNNLPDCSNMCHESSGVALGESLGIGKGSVKLDDFYEAEVIMILGQNPGTNHPRMLTALQKAKANGATIIAINPLPETGLMGFNNPQTVQGILGTNAALTDIFLQVKINGDLALLKAIEILLLKEEESNPGMVFDRNFIANNTEGYTDFIAHLKEQNAEELARLSGISFAQVQQVARVLAGKGKIIACWAMGLTQHKNAVDTIKEIVNLLLLKGSIGKPGAGTCPVRGHSNVQGDRTMGIFEKPSEKFLHTIERNFHFTTPKKHGYDVVESIKAMHEGKAKVFFAMGGNFLSATPDTRFTAEALSKCRLTVHVSTKLNRSHLVTGEQALILPCLGRSDMDMHQDENRFISCENSMGVVQLSKGVLPPVSDQLLSEPVIVCKLAKAVLGRKSQINWDIYAEDYDVIRADIERTIPGFENYNERVRMPGGFYLPNCNRDGYFDTLSQKAHFNIGMLHNPELKDDELMMMTIRSHDQFNTTIYGLNDRYRGIHNERRVILMNENDMANRNLKGGDVVDLYNHYDGIERVAYMFVVVPYSIPEGCTATYFPETNVLVPINSVADKSNTPTSKMVILTIRKHLNVLSH